The following coding sequences lie in one Benincasa hispida cultivar B227 chromosome 6, ASM972705v1, whole genome shotgun sequence genomic window:
- the LOC120079005 gene encoding glycine-rich cell wall structural protein 1 isoform X2 encodes MPRNTNGNRHQGGEDEGGLLWNLPVLKSSRFGKLGPAFGLGVGCGVGFGIGLVGGAGFGPGIPGLQLGFGLGAGCGVGLGFGYGVGRGIAQDDKRRYSNVGDLLHGHQSIFPQT; translated from the exons ATGCCTCGAAATACGAACGGAAACAGACACCAAGGCGGAGAAGATGAGGGCGGATTACTGTGGAATCTTCCAGTTCTTAAATCTTCCAGATTCGGAAAGTTAGGTCCCGCCTTCGGTCTCGGCGTTGGTTGTGGCGTCGGCTTTGGCATCGGCCTCGTCGGAG GTGCTGGATTTGGTCCAGGAATTCCTGGCTTACAACTGGGCTTTGGTCTTGGTGCTGGATGTGGAGTTGGCTTAGGATTTGGCTATGGTGTTGGCAGGGGTATTGCCCAAGATGACAAACGGAGATACTCTAACGTTGGGGATCTGTTACATGGTCATCAAAGTATTTTTCCTCA